The Spirochaetaceae bacterium DNA segment TTTCATCTTTTTTATGGGGCTGCTCGGACTTGAACCGAGGACCAACGGATTATGAGTCCGCTGCTCTAACCAACTGAGCTACAGCCCCTAAACAAAGCATTCGCCTTGTGTGAGTCCTTTCTTATGGGTTACTCTGCCGTATCATCTTTAGCAGCTTCTACCTTTTTGGCCGGAGCCTTTTCTTTGACGGCTGCCTCCGTTTTTTTAGGAGCAGCTTTTTTAGCTTTAGGTTCTTCTTTTTTAGTAGCCTCTTCAGTTGTTCCCTTACGGTCTACCAACTCAATAATGGCCAATTCGGCAGCGTCACCTTGCCTAAAGCCCATTTTAACAACACGTGTATAACCACCCGGCCTCCCTGCATAACGCGGAGCAATTTCGGTAAAAAGTTTTTTAACTAAAGTTCTATCATTAAGGTCACGCGCAACTAAACGACGGGCATGCACACTATCAACTTTAGCTTTTGTTATCATTTTCTCGGCTTTACGTGCCACTTCTTTAGCTTTAGCTTTAGTAGTTTTAATTTGCTCATGCTCAAAAAGCGATTTAACCAAGTTACGCATTAAAGCTTTACGATGGCTAGTGGTACGACTTAAGCGATTAAAACCAGTTTTATTATTCATTTACTCTTCCTTCTTAAATGGCGAATTCCCTAAGCGAAGCCTTTCTTTAATCTCACTATAATCGGTCATAGCTAAGCTTAATCCCCACTCGTTTAATTTCTCTTTAATCTCTTGTAAACTTTTTTTGCCAAAGTTACGAGTTTTACCTAAATCATCTTCAGTTTTACGCGTTAAATCGCGTAAAGTAACAATTTGCGCATTTTTTAAACAATTAGCCGAACGCACCGATAAATCTAGCTGACTAACCGAAATATCCAGTAAATCGCGTAGCCTTTGCTCATCTTCATCAATTTCGGCACTTTCTTCAACGGCAGATTCATCAAAGTTAATAAAGACCGAAAGATATTCTTTATTTATCTTAGCGGCCTCCGCCAAAGCATCGGACGGTAAAATGGTACCATCGGTCCAAATATCTAAAATTAACTTATCGTAGTCGGCACGATGACCAACCCGATAATCTTCTACCGCTACCTTTACACGAGTTACCGGTGAATACAATGAGTCGACAGGTAAAGCCCCTATCACATCAATTAAACTTTCGTTTGTCTCGGCGGGAACATAACCACGCCCAAAGTTAATCTGCACCTCTATATTAAACTTAGCATTAGCCATAGCTGTACAAATAACCACATCTTTACTTATTACTTCAACACCATCTTTTTCAAAGTAAGCACCAGTAAGTTCACCTTCACCTTGCCATTCAATTAAAATGGTTTTTTCTTCAACCCCTTCCGGCAACTTTAGCCTAAGAGATTTTAAATTTTGAACCATAGTAGAAACATCTTCGGCCACATCGGGTAGTAAATCGAATTCGCTAGAAATAACATGGGGTACTGTATCGCCATTTTTATAACTTTCTATCCTAATAGCTACCACTGCATAACTTTGAATACTAGACATAAGTATGCGTCTAAGGCTGTTCCCAATAGTTCGCCCATAGCCGCGCTCAAATGGATAAGCAATAAATCGCCCATACTCCGGAGTTTCTTCTACATGTTCAAAGCTAATATTCTTTGGCCTTTTTAGTCCCTTTAAAAGGTTTTTACGTGCCATTTATCTTCCTCTTTTATATTCTTCGCGTTTTTGGCGGACGACAACCATTATGGGGAATAGGCGTTACGTCGCTAATGCTCTTTACCTGCATACCCATCGTACCAAGCGACCTTATAGCCGATTCTCGCCCTACGCCCGGCCCTTTAACGTAAACATGTACCTCGCTAAGGCCGGTATCTTTAGCTTTAGTAATCGCCGTTTCGATACAACTTTGGGCTGCAAAAGGGGTAGATTTTTTAGCGCCTCTAAATCCGAGCTGCCCTGCCGAACAGGCCGAAATGGCATTACCCTTCATATCGGTTACCGTAATAATAGTATTATTAAAGGTAGCCTGAATAAAGACCTTACCCTCGTACACCGTTCGTTTTTCTTTTTTTATCTTAGCCATTTATATTACCTACCATTATTTTTTCTTCTTAGCTACCGTCTTCTTTTTACCTTTGCGTG contains these protein-coding regions:
- the rplQ gene encoding 50S ribosomal protein L17: MNNKTGFNRLSRTTSHRKALMRNLVKSLFEHEQIKTTKAKAKEVARKAEKMITKAKVDSVHARRLVARDLNDRTLVKKLFTEIAPRYAGRPGGYTRVVKMGFRQGDAAELAIIELVDRKGTTEEATKKEEPKAKKAAPKKTEAAVKEKAPAKKVEAAKDDTAE
- a CDS encoding DNA-directed RNA polymerase subunit alpha, encoding MARKNLLKGLKRPKNISFEHVEETPEYGRFIAYPFERGYGRTIGNSLRRILMSSIQSYAVVAIRIESYKNGDTVPHVISSEFDLLPDVAEDVSTMVQNLKSLRLKLPEGVEEKTILIEWQGEGELTGAYFEKDGVEVISKDVVICTAMANAKFNIEVQINFGRGYVPAETNESLIDVIGALPVDSLYSPVTRVKVAVEDYRVGHRADYDKLILDIWTDGTILPSDALAEAAKINKEYLSVFINFDESAVEESAEIDEDEQRLRDLLDISVSQLDLSVRSANCLKNAQIVTLRDLTRKTEDDLGKTRNFGKKSLQEIKEKLNEWGLSLAMTDYSEIKERLRLGNSPFKKEE
- the rpsK gene encoding 30S ribosomal protein S11, which translates into the protein MAKIKKEKRTVYEGKVFIQATFNNTIITVTDMKGNAISACSAGQLGFRGAKKSTPFAAQSCIETAITKAKDTGLSEVHVYVKGPGVGRESAIRSLGTMGMQVKSISDVTPIPHNGCRPPKTRRI